One part of the Dioscorea cayenensis subsp. rotundata cultivar TDr96_F1 chromosome 2, TDr96_F1_v2_PseudoChromosome.rev07_lg8_w22 25.fasta, whole genome shotgun sequence genome encodes these proteins:
- the LOC120280035 gene encoding protein PTST homolog 3, chloroplastic isoform X1 — protein sequence MALCHLSFFPFPPRPHLCASLSFLKRDACQFPLQGSISTACYARKSSGRGKESRAVKSNEELRSELREFISALGFPDDHVPSTKELTDHGRKDLANIVRRRGYKVIAELLKNSTTKDDNTKLASAENHVSGDSSKDEISDNKATTIQESAECTSEPFMSPREACMNTPNGSIALFTCASDNKDPTSSIESLRTKAAKFVLTGELDNLDENGMLASEHAPLLVPEQSLDRGDTTSCDELTIANLDENFTPEMLKLTHERQNQAEIDRLKDMLNQKELELSHLKEQIEKEKAALSFLEAKVSTEISKAEEIISAKDIELRAAEETLSGLKEVLIEYWAIAETVEVAGSFNGWQHHIIMDLQPSSELEEPTSRKRQLWSTILWLYPGIYEIKFIVDGQWRIDSKLNIINSGGITNNILRVDR from the exons ATGGCGCTTTGCCATCTCTCCTTCTTCCCTTTCCCTCCACGTCCCCACCTTTGCGCTTCGCTCTCATTCCTCAAACGCGATGCCTGCCAGTTCCCGCTTCAGGGAAGCATATCAACCGCTTGTTATGCGAGGAAATCAAG TGGGAGGGGAAAGGAGTCGAGGGCTGTGAAAAGCAATGAGGAGTTGCGCAGCGAACTGCGGGAGTTTATTTCCGCATTGGGATTTCCTGATGATCACGTCCCTTCCACCAAGGAGCTCACGGATCACGGAAG AAAAGACCTTGCAAATATTGTGAGGAGGAGAGGGTACAAGGTAATTGCAGAGCTTCTCAAGAATTCAACAACAAAGGATGACAACACAAAGCTTGCCTCCGCTGAGAATCATGTTTCTGGTGATTCTAGCAAAGATGAAATCTCTG ACAACAAAGCGACAACTATTCAGGAGTCTGCTGAATGCACCTCTGAGCCATTCATGTCTCCAAGGGAagcatgtatgaatacaccaaatGGTTCAATAGCTTTGTTCACTTGTGCATCTGATAACAAAGATCCAACCTCTTCCATTGAATCCTTGCGTACAAAAGCTGCAAAATTTGTCCTTACTGGGGAATTAGATAATCTTGATGAGAATG GTATGTTGGCTTCTGAACATGCTCCTCTTCTTGTACCAGAACAGTCTCTTGACAG GGGTGATACTACATCATGTGATGAGCTGACCATTGCCAACTTGGATGAGAATTTTACTCCTGAAATGCTTAAACTT ACTCATGAAAGGCAAAACCAGGCTGAAATCGACCGTTTGAAAGACATGTTG AATCAGAAAGAGCTGGAGTTATCCCACCTGAAAGAGCAAATCGAAAAGGAGAAG GCTGCTCTATCCTTTTTGGAAGCTAAAGTCAGTACTGAGATTAGCAAGGCAGAAGAGATTATCTCAGCAAAAGATATTGAACTTCGTGCGGCTGAAGAAACCCTTTCTGGACTGAAGGAG GTCCTTATTGAATATTGGGCAATTGCGGAAACTGTAGAGGTTGCTGGAAGTTTTAATGGCTGGCAGCACCATATTATAATGGACCTGCAACCTTCATCAGAATTGGAGGAGCCGACCTCAAG GAAGCGCCAACTTTGGTCAACGATACTATGGCTTTACCCTGGAATTTATGAG ATCAAGTTCATTGTCGATGGCCAATGGAGGATTGATTCGAAGCTCAACATAATCAATAGTGGTggcataacaaataatattctCCGGGTGGACAGATGA
- the LOC120280035 gene encoding protein PTST homolog 3, chloroplastic isoform X2 produces the protein MALCHLSFFPFPPRPHLCASLSFLKRDACQFPLQGSISTACYARKSSGRGKESRAVKSNEELRSELREFISALGFPDDHVPSTKELTDHGRKDLANIVRRRGYKVIAELLKNSTTKDDNTKLASAENHVSGDSSKDEISDNKATTIQESAECTSEPFMSPREACMNTPNGSIALFTCASDNKDPTSSIESLRTKAAKFVLTGELDNLDENGMLASEHAPLLVPEQSLDRGDTTSCDELTIANLDENFTPEMLKLNQKELELSHLKEQIEKEKAALSFLEAKVSTEISKAEEIISAKDIELRAAEETLSGLKEVLIEYWAIAETVEVAGSFNGWQHHIIMDLQPSSELEEPTSRKRQLWSTILWLYPGIYEIKFIVDGQWRIDSKLNIINSGGITNNILRVDR, from the exons ATGGCGCTTTGCCATCTCTCCTTCTTCCCTTTCCCTCCACGTCCCCACCTTTGCGCTTCGCTCTCATTCCTCAAACGCGATGCCTGCCAGTTCCCGCTTCAGGGAAGCATATCAACCGCTTGTTATGCGAGGAAATCAAG TGGGAGGGGAAAGGAGTCGAGGGCTGTGAAAAGCAATGAGGAGTTGCGCAGCGAACTGCGGGAGTTTATTTCCGCATTGGGATTTCCTGATGATCACGTCCCTTCCACCAAGGAGCTCACGGATCACGGAAG AAAAGACCTTGCAAATATTGTGAGGAGGAGAGGGTACAAGGTAATTGCAGAGCTTCTCAAGAATTCAACAACAAAGGATGACAACACAAAGCTTGCCTCCGCTGAGAATCATGTTTCTGGTGATTCTAGCAAAGATGAAATCTCTG ACAACAAAGCGACAACTATTCAGGAGTCTGCTGAATGCACCTCTGAGCCATTCATGTCTCCAAGGGAagcatgtatgaatacaccaaatGGTTCAATAGCTTTGTTCACTTGTGCATCTGATAACAAAGATCCAACCTCTTCCATTGAATCCTTGCGTACAAAAGCTGCAAAATTTGTCCTTACTGGGGAATTAGATAATCTTGATGAGAATG GTATGTTGGCTTCTGAACATGCTCCTCTTCTTGTACCAGAACAGTCTCTTGACAG GGGTGATACTACATCATGTGATGAGCTGACCATTGCCAACTTGGATGAGAATTTTACTCCTGAAATGCTTAAACTT AATCAGAAAGAGCTGGAGTTATCCCACCTGAAAGAGCAAATCGAAAAGGAGAAG GCTGCTCTATCCTTTTTGGAAGCTAAAGTCAGTACTGAGATTAGCAAGGCAGAAGAGATTATCTCAGCAAAAGATATTGAACTTCGTGCGGCTGAAGAAACCCTTTCTGGACTGAAGGAG GTCCTTATTGAATATTGGGCAATTGCGGAAACTGTAGAGGTTGCTGGAAGTTTTAATGGCTGGCAGCACCATATTATAATGGACCTGCAACCTTCATCAGAATTGGAGGAGCCGACCTCAAG GAAGCGCCAACTTTGGTCAACGATACTATGGCTTTACCCTGGAATTTATGAG ATCAAGTTCATTGTCGATGGCCAATGGAGGATTGATTCGAAGCTCAACATAATCAATAGTGGTggcataacaaataatattctCCGGGTGGACAGATGA
- the LOC120280035 gene encoding protein PTST homolog 3, chloroplastic isoform X3, which yields MALCHLSFFPFPPRPHLCASLSFLKRDACQFPLQGSISTACYARKSSGRGKESRAVKSNEELRSELREFISALGFPDDHVPSTKELTDHGRKDLANIVRRRGYKVIAELLKNSTTKDDNTKLASAENHVSGDSSKDEISDNKATTIQESAECTSEPFMSPREACMNTPNGSIALFTCASDNKDPTSSIESLRTKAAKFVLTGELDNLDENGMLASEHAPLLVPEQSLDRGDTTSCDELTIANLDENFTPEMLKLTHERQNQAEIDRLKDMLNQKELELSHLKEQIEKEKAALSFLEAKVSTEISKAEEIISAKDIELRAAEETLSGLKEVLIEYWAIAETVEVAGSFNGWQHHIIMDLQPSSELEEPTSRSSFHEAPTLVNDTMALPWNL from the exons ATGGCGCTTTGCCATCTCTCCTTCTTCCCTTTCCCTCCACGTCCCCACCTTTGCGCTTCGCTCTCATTCCTCAAACGCGATGCCTGCCAGTTCCCGCTTCAGGGAAGCATATCAACCGCTTGTTATGCGAGGAAATCAAG TGGGAGGGGAAAGGAGTCGAGGGCTGTGAAAAGCAATGAGGAGTTGCGCAGCGAACTGCGGGAGTTTATTTCCGCATTGGGATTTCCTGATGATCACGTCCCTTCCACCAAGGAGCTCACGGATCACGGAAG AAAAGACCTTGCAAATATTGTGAGGAGGAGAGGGTACAAGGTAATTGCAGAGCTTCTCAAGAATTCAACAACAAAGGATGACAACACAAAGCTTGCCTCCGCTGAGAATCATGTTTCTGGTGATTCTAGCAAAGATGAAATCTCTG ACAACAAAGCGACAACTATTCAGGAGTCTGCTGAATGCACCTCTGAGCCATTCATGTCTCCAAGGGAagcatgtatgaatacaccaaatGGTTCAATAGCTTTGTTCACTTGTGCATCTGATAACAAAGATCCAACCTCTTCCATTGAATCCTTGCGTACAAAAGCTGCAAAATTTGTCCTTACTGGGGAATTAGATAATCTTGATGAGAATG GTATGTTGGCTTCTGAACATGCTCCTCTTCTTGTACCAGAACAGTCTCTTGACAG GGGTGATACTACATCATGTGATGAGCTGACCATTGCCAACTTGGATGAGAATTTTACTCCTGAAATGCTTAAACTT ACTCATGAAAGGCAAAACCAGGCTGAAATCGACCGTTTGAAAGACATGTTG AATCAGAAAGAGCTGGAGTTATCCCACCTGAAAGAGCAAATCGAAAAGGAGAAG GCTGCTCTATCCTTTTTGGAAGCTAAAGTCAGTACTGAGATTAGCAAGGCAGAAGAGATTATCTCAGCAAAAGATATTGAACTTCGTGCGGCTGAAGAAACCCTTTCTGGACTGAAGGAG GTCCTTATTGAATATTGGGCAATTGCGGAAACTGTAGAGGTTGCTGGAAGTTTTAATGGCTGGCAGCACCATATTATAATGGACCTGCAACCTTCATCAGAATTGGAGGAGCCGACCTCAAGGTCATCATTTCAT GAAGCGCCAACTTTGGTCAACGATACTATGGCTTTACCCTGGAATTTATGA